atatatccccAGTTTACCcaaaaaacacattttaaatAGAACATCATAATCGCTGGCCTTGGGATTGAATATCTGAAGGATCAACCAGGCCTTCTAACACAACAAGATCATCAAGGAGTGTTAGCTTCTCGTCTTCAAGGGCCTTGATCTCATCATCGGTTTCTCTCAATTCTTTATTAAGACCAAAACTTTCTTCTTCCAGCAATAGATACTTTCTCCTTAATGCCCGATATTCTTTTCCAGAAGTGGAAGTATCTGGCGAGAATTCAGGTGTTGATTTCTCAGCATGTTGGAATAATGGGGAAACTTCGTTTGGTGGGACTCTTTTGGTGTGTTTTAACCCATTTTGAATTGGCATTGCATGCACATCTTGTATCCTTTTTGCCTTATTCCCTTCTTTTTGCAACACTGTAGCCTTTGGTTGTGATGTTTTCTTTTTCCGCATTTTAGGAGCTGAAGCTTCCTCAAGTCCTCTCTGGTCTTGCATATCTCTATAATTGATCTATCTACAAGGATAAACAGCTATTGATATCATAAGGCTGGAGTCTGAAAGAAAGCTACAGTTGTATAATCCACAAGAATAATAGAATCCAACTTCTAGATTCTAACTTATGCAATCTTTCTCACCAATCTCAAACATAAAAACTAAAGAACCCTGAAAAGATATTTGGTAATTCATGCATGCAGTCCAAGGTAATATCCCATTATGTTCTGGTCATCATCCACAATATCTTTGGGGTGTTGGTGGGGCAGCGGGAGAGGATCCACTCAGGAATTAATAAAAAGGTCAGATTACTACTATAAAGTATGAATTCCAGGTAACATGAAAACCACTTACCAACATTATCAATTTCTTAACACTCTCAAGGAAAATATAGAGGGAAAAGATGAGTTCTATCAACAAATAAGAACCCACTGAATAATATAGAGAATACTGCTCCAGACAACTCAATATACAGAGCACCGACATAGCATggcacataatttattttaaactaaattGGACACCAAAAACATCAGTTTTTTCCCATTCTACAAAACGATTTGCAAGACTGAATAGAGGGTCATGGTGAAGAATCTCTGTCCTTGTCAAAAGCTTTGACCTTCATTTGTTCTACCTTCTCCATACATTTTACAGTTCTAATTAAGCAAAACGATTACATTATACTCTAATTCAAGATGAGAGCATTATACCAAGGTGACTGTTTTTGAGGCTTTTTTTCTAACAATAATATCTTATCATCAATTTAGGCTGGTATTGGCAGTTTTGACTTTAGACTCAAAGAATAACACTTTATGTATGACCATCAAAATGATGGGCCTTATGATGCCCAGCCAAACAATAAGTCTCCTAACATAACCAGAAGAACATAGgacaaaaa
This window of the Solanum pennellii chromosome 2, SPENNV200 genome carries:
- the LOC107011560 gene encoding uncharacterized protein LOC107011560 translates to MQDQRGLEEASAPKMRKKKTSQPKATVLQKEGNKAKRIQDVHAMPIQNGLKHTKRVPPNEVSPLFQHAEKSTPEFSPDTSTSGKEYRALRRKYLLLEEESFGLNKELRETDDEIKALEDEKLTLLDDLVVLEGLVDPSDIQSQGQRL